The nucleotide window GATCGCAGAAGCGGCCGCTATATTCCGAATGTGCGGCAGGATCGCGGCAGGCGGGGACGGGCGGTATCAGCTGGCGCTCCGAATAGAGAACCAGGCTGTGGCAAAGAAATTTTCGGCCCTGCTGAAAAAAAGCTTTGGTATATCTCCAGAGGCCGCCGTGGGGGGAGACGCCCATACATTGGCTGTCTGCGGAAGCGAGGATGTCCTTCGCGTCCTGCGGGCGATGAAGCTTTTGGATGAACAGGGATATCCGGAGGAACGGAAGGATCTCATCAGCAGCATGGTAGTCCAGAACTCCTGCTGTAAACGCGCTTTTATCAGGGGAGCGTTTCTGGCGGGCGGTTCCATCAGCAATCCCGAGAAATCCTATCATTTGGAGATTGTCTGTGCCAACGCGGAAAAAGCAGCGCAGCTTCAGACGCTCATCGGTTCATTTGATATCGAAGCGAAGACGGTGCTTCGGAAAAAATATCATGTCCTCTATATCAAAGAGGGGAGCCAGATCGTGGATATGCTGGGAGTCATGGGAGCCAATGTGGCTTTGATGGAACTTGAGAATGTCCGGATCCTGAAGGAAATGAGAGGAACCGTGAACCGCAAGGTAAACTGCGAGACCGCAAATATAAATAAAACGGTATCAGCTGCCGTGGAGCAGATGAATGATATATTGTATATCCGTGAAAGGATTGGCTTTGACAAGCTGCCGGAAGGCCTGGAGGAGGTTGCTGTCGCCAGGCTGGAGCAGCCGGATGCAACTCTGAAAGAGCTGGGATGCTCTTTGGAGCCTCCGGTCGGGAAGTCCGGCGTCAACCATCGTCTGCGGAAATTGAAGGAATTGGCCAGTGCTTTAAGGGAAGATGAGGAGGAAAGTCTATGATTACAAAGAAAATAACCGTTGGGATTCCGACAGGACTGGAAGCCCGCCCGGTGGCGATGCTCGTACAGGTGGCCAGCCAGTATGAAAGCAGTATTTATATCGAAAGTGGACTCACAAAGGTTAATGCGAAAAGCATCATGGGCATGATGACCTTGGGCATTGATAAGGGA belongs to Qiania dongpingensis and includes:
- a CDS encoding HPr family phosphocarrier protein; translation: MITKKITVGIPTGLEARPVAMLVQVASQYESSIYIESGLTKVNAKSIMGMMTLGIDKGADVLVTADGQDEERAVAAIEQYLSNAS
- the whiA gene encoding DNA-binding protein WhiA, with amino-acid sequence MSFSSKVKEELSRQVSSARHCQIAEAAAIFRMCGRIAAGGDGRYQLALRIENQAVAKKFSALLKKSFGISPEAAVGGDAHTLAVCGSEDVLRVLRAMKLLDEQGYPEERKDLISSMVVQNSCCKRAFIRGAFLAGGSISNPEKSYHLEIVCANAEKAAQLQTLIGSFDIEAKTVLRKKYHVLYIKEGSQIVDMLGVMGANVALMELENVRILKEMRGTVNRKVNCETANINKTVSAAVEQMNDILYIRERIGFDKLPEGLEEVAVARLEQPDATLKELGCSLEPPVGKSGVNHRLRKLKELASALREDEEESL